A section of the Xiphias gladius isolate SHS-SW01 ecotype Sanya breed wild chromosome 10, ASM1685928v1, whole genome shotgun sequence genome encodes:
- the LOC120795676 gene encoding psychosine receptor-like translates to MTPSVWSRRTTEKGCEHLNSTSSMENLTLATNHSDCYSVDNASKRKPFIFFYLAIIITAIPSNAFSLYVSWQHIRQMNELGVYLFNLALSDLTFTVGLSLWLEFLWRGVWAHGGYMCVLSVYFLFTNFYTSDALLCCIAVDRYLAVVHPLKYTSLRKVGTAAAVSVAIWVLVVCFNATTITWEDSYQENNKFPVCFDIFLPLSENLARANVMRFFLGFIVPSLLVVFSTWGIYAAVKSNQATVEQERKRISKLLNVVLLCLLFCFGPIHVMMLLRTLVDDCRTVAWLLYPYKISIAISSLNCLADPLLYCFITRTGQANVNQVVLFFQRKKRSKDEGMV, encoded by the exons ATGACTCCATCTGTTTGGAGCAGACGCACGACTGAGAAAGG GTGTGAGCATTTGAACAGTACATCTTCAATGGAAAACTTAACCCTGGCCACCAATCATTCAGATTGTTACTCGGTTGACAACGCATCCAAGAGGAAgccttttatatttttctaccTGGCTATCATCATCACTGCCATCCCGTCCAACGCCTTCTCCCTCTACGTGTCATGGCAGCACATTAGACAGATGAATGAGCTGGGTGTGTATCTGTTCAACCTGGCCCTGAGTGACCTGACCTTCACTGTTGGTTTGTCTCTGTGGCTGGAATTCCTGTGGCGAGGAGTTTGGGCCCACGGAGGTTACATGTGTGTGCTTTCTGTCTACTTTCTCTTCACAAACTTTTACACCAGCGATGCTCTCCTCTGCTGCATTGCTGTTGACCGCTACCTGGCAGTGGTTCACCCATTAAAGTACACTTCCCTGAGGAAAGTTGGCACTGCAGCAGCGGTGAGTGTTGCCATTTGGGTGTTGGTGGTGTGTTTCAATGCCACCACCATCACATGGGAGGACTCATACCAGGAAAACAACAAGTTTCCTGTGTGCTTTGACATCTTCCTCCCGCTGTCGGAGAATCTGGCTCGTGCAAATGTAATGCGCTTCTTCCTGGGGTTTATTGTTCCCTCTCTCCTGGTGGTGTTTTCCACCTGGGGGATCTATGCGGCTGTGAAATCCAACCAGGCCACAGTGGAACAGGAACGTAAACGGATTTCAAAGCTGCTGAACGTAGTTCTGCTCTGCCTCTTGTTCTGCTTCGGACCTATACACGTCATGATGCTTCTCCGCACGCTGGTGGATGACTGTAGGACTGTTGCATGGCTCCTCTATCCCTACAAGATCAGCATTGCTATTTCAAGCCTCAACTGCCTTGCAGACCCACTCCTTTACTGCTTCATTACTAGAACAGGACAGGCAAATGTTAATCAGGTTGTTCTCTTCttccagagaaaaaagagaagcaaagaTGAAGGCATGGTGTAG